In a genomic window of Hyphomonas sp.:
- a CDS encoding cell wall hydrolase, protein MAMTNEEQRDIVVRGATVAVCAVAATVTLPILGELQLEKRAEADFRAEATRLASIEDGGVTVRADPMTPSLLDTPWIRTVEYTLKRDTDSSMSRYAARDRDGAALSSLVSFRPEHIKRAEKINDEAKCLSQAIYYEAGTESLSGQMAVAEVIANRVRDHRYPDSICDVVFQGATRTTGCQFTFTCDGAMNRAPRGRNWENAQKVAAHVLMDLNEERTGGATHYHATYVDPIWSAGLIKTDKIGLHIFYRFPRGAEWAQVRQNYSRKRQQVITAAADRDVNAAATSVIKTQDDVKLEKVAMDAPAPTLAPAMVSTSTRTITNGAPKFNTVRKTAEADVPVSEKIADKDEVAAYTAAQISSASGGAVAGAMN, encoded by the coding sequence ATGGCTATGACGAACGAAGAGCAGAGAGATATCGTCGTACGCGGCGCGACCGTTGCGGTCTGCGCGGTTGCGGCGACTGTGACGCTGCCAATTCTCGGCGAACTCCAGCTGGAGAAGCGCGCCGAAGCTGATTTCCGTGCCGAAGCAACCCGCCTGGCCTCGATCGAGGATGGTGGCGTGACGGTGCGCGCGGATCCGATGACTCCCAGCCTGCTGGACACGCCCTGGATCCGCACGGTTGAATACACGCTGAAGCGCGATACGGACTCCTCGATGAGCCGCTATGCTGCGCGGGACCGGGATGGCGCGGCCCTGTCGTCGCTGGTTTCGTTCCGTCCGGAGCACATCAAGCGCGCCGAAAAGATCAATGACGAGGCCAAGTGTCTCTCCCAGGCAATCTATTACGAGGCCGGCACCGAGTCGCTGAGCGGCCAGATGGCTGTTGCCGAGGTGATTGCCAACCGGGTGCGCGACCACCGCTATCCCGACAGCATCTGTGATGTCGTGTTCCAGGGAGCAACCCGGACGACCGGCTGCCAGTTCACCTTTACCTGTGACGGCGCCATGAACCGCGCCCCGCGTGGCCGGAACTGGGAGAATGCCCAGAAAGTTGCCGCCCATGTCCTGATGGACCTCAATGAGGAGCGGACCGGCGGTGCGACGCACTATCATGCGACCTATGTCGACCCGATCTGGAGTGCCGGCCTGATCAAGACCGACAAGATCGGTCTGCACATCTTCTACCGCTTCCCGCGTGGCGCTGAATGGGCCCAGGTGCGGCAGAACTATTCCCGCAAGCGCCAGCAGGTCATCACGGCCGCGGCGGACCGGGATGTGAACGCGGCAGCGACGTCCGTGATCAAGACTCAGGATGACGTGAAACTGGAAAAGGTCGCGATGGATGCACCGGCGCCGACACTGGCCCCGGCCATGGTTTCCACGTCGACCCGCACGATCACCAATGGTGCGCCGAAATTCAACACGGTACGCAAGACGGCCGAGGCCGACGTGCCGGTGTCGGAAAAGATTGCCGACAAGGATGAGGTGGCTGCCTACACCGCCGCGCAGATCTCCTCGGCGTCCGGCGGCGCTGTTGCAGGGGCCATGAACTAG